A stretch of the Oscillospiraceae bacterium genome encodes the following:
- a CDS encoding serpin family protein — protein MTAITNRKRILTSAMCAILLFSATLGFSGCAVSAKAADLMEGIVPDSVTGKPADDAFISSSADFAIKLFKQTAAADKSSMISPLSVMLALAMTANGASAQTKAEMEATLSGVSLGDLNKYLYSYVNSLPSEEKYRLNIANSIWFRDNQSMINVEKDFLQTNADYYGASAYKSPFNNQTVDDINAWVKRNTAEMIDSIIDSINADSVMYLINALAFEAEWDKVYTKEDISDGSFTAFDGTKRSVKMMYSEESKYIETSSATGFIKNYKDGKYSFVALLPNEGINISDYISSLSGTDFLSAVKNAKDENVLAHMPKFSFDYTVEMNEALKALGIKDAFDGGKADFSKLGSSQAGNIFIGNVLHKTFISVDELGTKAGAVTKVEMSVECAPMGHEISLDRSFVYAIVDNTTGLPLFIGAVLDIAD, from the coding sequence ATGACAGCAATCACAAATCGCAAAAGGATCCTCACCTCGGCAATGTGCGCGATCTTGCTCTTTTCCGCAACGCTCGGTTTTTCCGGGTGTGCGGTAAGCGCCAAAGCAGCCGACCTCATGGAAGGGATCGTACCGGACAGCGTTACAGGAAAGCCCGCCGACGACGCATTTATCTCCTCCTCGGCAGATTTTGCCATCAAGCTGTTTAAGCAAACGGCGGCGGCCGATAAAAGCTCAATGATATCTCCGCTTTCGGTCATGCTTGCGCTCGCAATGACCGCGAACGGCGCTTCCGCTCAGACTAAAGCCGAGATGGAAGCCACGCTCAGCGGCGTTTCGCTCGGAGACCTGAACAAATACCTTTATTCATATGTAAATTCGCTTCCCTCCGAAGAAAAATACCGTCTCAATATAGCAAATTCCATATGGTTCCGCGACAACCAAAGCATGATTAATGTCGAAAAGGACTTTTTACAGACAAACGCCGATTATTACGGCGCGTCCGCATATAAATCGCCTTTCAATAATCAGACTGTCGATGATATAAACGCGTGGGTAAAACGCAATACCGCGGAAATGATCGACAGTATAATTGATTCCATAAACGCGGACTCGGTCATGTATCTGATCAATGCGCTCGCCTTTGAAGCTGAATGGGATAAGGTTTATACGAAGGAGGATATCTCGGATGGTTCCTTCACCGCTTTCGACGGCACAAAGCGTTCCGTTAAGATGATGTACTCCGAAGAAAGCAAATATATCGAGACAAGCTCCGCGACCGGCTTTATCAAGAATTATAAGGACGGAAAATACAGCTTCGTCGCGCTTCTGCCAAATGAGGGCATAAATATAAGCGATTATATTTCCTCGCTTTCCGGTACCGATTTCCTCTCTGCGGTTAAAAACGCCAAAGACGAAAACGTCCTCGCCCATATGCCGAAATTCAGCTTTGATTATACGGTCGAAATGAACGAAGCTCTCAAAGCTCTCGGAATAAAGGACGCCTTTGACGGCGGCAAAGCCGATTTTTCAAAGCTCGGAAGCTCTCAGGCGGGAAATATTTTCATCGGTAATGTGCTTCATAAGACTTTCATTTCAGTCGACGAGCTCGGCACAAAGGCCGGAGCGGTAACAAAGGTCGAAATGTCAGTTGAATGTGCGCCTATGGGACATGAAATCTCTCTTGACCGATCCTTTGTTTACGCCATTGTGGACAACACGACAGGCCTTCCGCTCTTTATCGGCGCCGTGCTTGATATAGCAGATTAA
- a CDS encoding hemolysin III family protein, with protein sequence MARTKLCDRELPPYTRGEEIFNMVSHIVGGGFAVIALVLCVLLPALKSNTAGVLCGAVFGISLVTLYTISGIYHGLKGCTTAKKVMQVIDHCAIFLLIAGTYTPITLLAVAKVSPTAAWIIFGIVWACAALGITLNAIDLKKYRVFSMITYIGMGWCISAALRPFAASVEPGAVWLLVAGGISYTAGAVFYSFGKKKRYMHSIFHLFVLAGSILHFFSIALYIL encoded by the coding sequence ATGGCAAGAACAAAATTATGCGACAGAGAGCTCCCTCCTTATACGAGGGGCGAAGAAATATTCAATATGGTTTCACACATTGTGGGCGGCGGCTTTGCCGTGATCGCGCTTGTGCTATGCGTGCTTCTGCCAGCGCTCAAGTCAAATACAGCCGGAGTGCTGTGCGGCGCGGTTTTCGGAATTTCGCTTGTGACGCTTTACACGATCTCAGGTATATATCACGGTCTTAAGGGCTGTACAACCGCAAAAAAGGTCATGCAGGTCATCGACCACTGCGCTATATTTTTACTGATAGCCGGAACCTACACGCCTATAACGCTGCTCGCCGTTGCCAAAGTATCTCCCACCGCGGCATGGATAATATTCGGAATCGTATGGGCATGCGCGGCGCTGGGGATAACGCTGAATGCTATTGATCTTAAAAAATACCGTGTCTTTTCAATGATCACATATATCGGAATGGGCTGGTGCATTTCCGCGGCGCTGCGTCCGTTCGCGGCATCCGTAGAGCCGGGAGCCGTTTGGCTTCTCGTTGCGGGAGGTATCTCATATACCGCCGGCGCGGTGTTCTACAGTTTCGGTAAGAAGAAAAGATATATGCACAGCATATTTCATCTTTTCGTGCTTGCCGGCAGCATTCTTCATTTCTTTTCGATCGCGCTTTATATACTCTGA
- the ybaK gene encoding Cys-tRNA(Pro) deacylase — protein sequence MEEKTNVMRILDRMKIPYKSYSFPPELAVNAVAVAGIIGKPPESVFKTLVTEGKSKPQRYFVFMIPSGAELDLKKAAASVGEKSVEMIKMKDLLPVTGYIHGGCSPIGMKKEFVTVIDSSVSGFETIAFSAGKVGYQVEMTPENLFRAVRLASADITANIG from the coding sequence ATGGAAGAAAAGACAAATGTAATGCGAATTCTTGACCGCATGAAAATACCGTATAAAAGCTATTCGTTTCCGCCGGAGCTAGCCGTGAACGCCGTTGCCGTTGCCGGAATCATCGGAAAGCCGCCCGAAAGCGTCTTTAAAACGCTCGTAACGGAGGGAAAATCAAAGCCGCAGAGATATTTTGTATTCATGATCCCTTCCGGCGCGGAGCTTGACTTGAAAAAAGCAGCCGCGTCGGTCGGTGAAAAATCGGTAGAAATGATCAAAATGAAAGATCTTTTGCCTGTGACCGGATATATTCACGGAGGATGCTCACCGATCGGGATGAAAAAAGAATTTGTCACCGTCATCGATTCTTCGGTGTCCGGTTTTGAAACAATAGCATTCAGCGCGGGAAAGGTCGGGTATCAGGTCGAAATGACGCCGGAAAATCTGTTCCGTGCCGTCCGCCTCGCCTCCGCCGACATAACCGCAAATATTGGATAG
- a CDS encoding DUF4405 domain-containing protein, translating to MKKRTYEKLILDAVMTVLYIILMFDFGTGALFHEVAGISIGILFALHIALNYQRIKSMLLSALKGKKAGLKQTVLLWSDIILTTGMLTTIFTGILIAKELFLIPGINILIVFTVHKLASYIGLGILTFHLLLHIKYIAAILGAKSMRSDEAKKSLRGAAGSFFKAAAAAVCIYGVVFISVRGKEADVYPVSAVSGETDVNQPDESATGGLQPVITEDNGNITESGSSFVTGASGQNDVPTIEAYLSKLFCTGCSRRCPLTSPRCSTGMQKAEEAKQEYYSLYGGE from the coding sequence TATGTTCGATTTCGGGACGGGAGCACTTTTTCACGAAGTTGCCGGCATAAGCATCGGGATATTGTTCGCGTTGCATATTGCGCTTAATTATCAGAGAATTAAATCGATGCTGCTGTCCGCGCTCAAAGGGAAAAAAGCCGGATTAAAGCAGACGGTGCTGTTATGGTCGGATATTATCCTGACCACCGGAATGCTGACGACCATCTTCACGGGAATTCTAATAGCGAAGGAATTATTCTTAATCCCGGGGATTAATATACTCATTGTTTTCACCGTACATAAGCTCGCGTCTTATATCGGCCTTGGTATTCTCACGTTCCACCTTTTACTTCATATAAAATATATCGCGGCCATTCTCGGAGCTAAATCAATGCGTTCGGATGAAGCAAAAAAGAGCTTGCGCGGAGCTGCTGGTTCGTTTTTCAAAGCGGCTGCCGCCGCGGTATGCATATACGGCGTTGTTTTTATCTCGGTTCGAGGCAAAGAAGCCGATGTTTATCCTGTATCGGCTGTATCAGGTGAAACGGATGTAAATCAACCGGATGAATCCGCGACCGGCGGATTACAGCCGGTTATAACAGAAGACAATGGAAACATAACGGAAAGCGGCAGCTCTTTTGTCACAGGCGCATCCGGACAAAACGATGTCCCGACTATTGAAGCTTATCTCAGCAAGCTGTTTTGCACGGGCTGCAGTCGCAGATGCCCTCTGACAAGCCCCCGGTGCTCTACGGGAATGCAAAAAGCAGAGGAAGCAAAACAGGAATATTACAGCCTGTACGGAGGAGAATAA